Proteins co-encoded in one Cytophaga hutchinsonii ATCC 33406 genomic window:
- a CDS encoding RNA polymerase sigma factor — protein sequence MKDINRTIVECIKNRQNEKALSYLYSHTLKKVKGYILSNSGTQDEANDIFQDAVIIFFKSVIENKFEDNLSVDAYLFTISKNLWINAAKRKRKLVHVDIEDQHLSAESYNQLDSMISAEKRKALDIAYSKLEDACRKLLGLVAYEKLSMKELQEKMQLSSENAAKTMHYRCKQSFHKIIKENSDLLNILKP from the coding sequence GTGAAGGATATAAACAGAACAATTGTTGAATGTATTAAAAACAGGCAAAACGAAAAAGCGTTGTCTTATCTGTATAGTCATACCCTCAAAAAAGTAAAAGGTTATATCTTAAGCAATAGCGGCACGCAGGATGAAGCAAATGACATCTTTCAGGATGCGGTTATTATTTTCTTCAAATCTGTAATCGAAAACAAGTTTGAAGACAATTTATCGGTTGATGCATACCTTTTCACGATATCGAAAAACTTATGGATCAATGCAGCTAAAAGAAAACGAAAGCTCGTTCATGTAGATATTGAAGACCAGCATCTTTCAGCCGAATCATATAATCAGCTTGATTCTATGATCTCAGCCGAAAAAAGAAAAGCACTGGATATCGCTTACAGTAAACTTGAAGATGCCTGCCGGAAATTACTCGGACTGGTTGCATACGAAAAATTAAGTATGAAAGAACTTCAGGAAAAGATGCAGCTTTCCAGTGAAAATGCAGCCAAAACAATGCATTACAGATGCAAACAATCTTTCCATAAGATCATTAAAGAAAATTCAGATCTATTAAATATACTAAAGCCTTGA
- a CDS encoding immunoglobulin domain-containing protein translates to MKEFYILSTLKRIIFIIFLSGITFQHTFAQYQMEQLNRGVVAVSMGGTKVFVSWRWLGTEDNITFNLYRNGTKINSTPLTVSNYTDNAGSTSASYTVKAIVNGVEQAASEAATPWAQKYYTLPLNVPAGGTTPTGEAYTYSPNDCSVGDVDGDGTLEIVVKWDPSNAKDNSQSGYTGNVYIDCYTMKGVFLWRIDLGKNIRAGAHYTQFLVYDFDGDGKAEMACKTADGTKDGKGVVIGSATADYRNSSGYILSGPEFLTVFNGKTGAAMATANYTPGRGTVSSWGDNYGNRVDRFIATVAYLDGQRPSMVFGRGYYTRLVRSAWDFRNGQLTQRWIFDSNASGNGSYAGMGNHQMTVGDVDGDGRQEVCNGSSAVDNDGKGLYSNGLGHGDALHMSDMDPDRPGQEVWQCHEEPKKYGNNGLAFKDAKTGQPIWSLGGGDQGDIGRCMAGDIDPRYKGYEVWGSSGSLYTCKGVAIGTSKPSVNFGVYWDGDLQRELLDGAKLDEWDYVNNRMNRLATLYDASYGGGTPCNTTKATPNISGDLFGDWREEIILHSADNKNLLIYTTTIPSDYKFRTLLHDPQYRVAIAWQNAAYNQPPHLSYYLGTDMATPAKPDITIVGNNTTGCVPAIAVPSTAFCAGGSVLMTATTGTSYKWFNGTSQVGTAATYTATTAGNYTVEVTNASGCKATSIPVTITVNTLPVITPYVKIDANAWTSSSTAAVCEADTVNFGPHPNVASGWSWTGPNNFNSSLRNPVLTAITATQAGTYKATYTDANGCKTTSDFILQVSKPTAAITVSAASFCPGGSAVLTASTGTTYKWFKGTTALGTASTQTVTEAGAYTVEVTNAAGCKATSAPSTVTLSTPQATPTITATVTSFCPGGSAVLTASTGTTYKWFKGTTALGTASTQTVTEAGAYTVEVTNAAGCKATSAPSTVTLSTPQATPTITATATSFCAGGSAVLTASTGTTYKWFKGTTALGTASTQTVTEAGAYTVEVTNASGCKATSAVTQITLNAAPPAIITASATSFCAGGSAVLTASTGTTYKWFKGTTALGTASTQTVTEAGAYTVEVTNASGCKATSAVTQILTTQPSAWYADTDGDGKGDPAVTMTACTQPAGYVATAGDGCPADAGKIAAGNCGCGNTETSCLDCAGVVNGMAVLDNCNICVGGNTGKSACVTTATVNGSAANIQVIPQPFDGTTTITVYNIGMIQSITIISASGAIVETRQGLSTDEITIGESLAAGLYSVIITTENGMYTTRIVKK, encoded by the coding sequence ATGAAAGAATTCTACATTCTCTCAACGCTGAAAAGAATCATTTTTATAATTTTCCTTTCTGGCATTACTTTTCAGCATACATTTGCTCAATACCAGATGGAACAGCTCAACCGAGGGGTTGTAGCTGTAAGTATGGGTGGAACCAAAGTATTTGTCAGCTGGAGATGGCTGGGGACAGAAGATAACATCACGTTCAATTTATACCGAAACGGTACAAAAATAAACAGTACACCGCTTACAGTAAGCAATTATACGGATAATGCGGGCAGCACCTCTGCTTCCTATACCGTAAAAGCTATCGTTAATGGTGTTGAGCAGGCCGCTTCTGAGGCTGCAACACCATGGGCACAAAAATATTATACGCTGCCGTTAAATGTACCTGCAGGCGGAACAACGCCAACAGGAGAAGCTTATACGTATAGTCCGAATGATTGTAGTGTAGGTGATGTGGATGGCGATGGCACATTGGAAATAGTTGTTAAATGGGACCCTTCCAATGCAAAGGACAATTCGCAATCTGGCTATACCGGGAATGTATACATTGATTGTTATACAATGAAAGGTGTGTTTTTATGGAGAATCGATCTTGGAAAAAATATCCGTGCAGGCGCGCATTATACACAATTCCTGGTGTATGATTTTGATGGAGACGGAAAAGCAGAAATGGCGTGTAAAACTGCCGACGGAACAAAAGATGGCAAAGGCGTTGTGATAGGATCTGCAACAGCAGATTATAGGAACAGCAGCGGTTATATTTTAAGCGGCCCTGAATTTCTAACCGTATTTAACGGGAAAACAGGAGCTGCAATGGCTACTGCAAATTATACGCCCGGCAGAGGCACGGTGTCAAGCTGGGGAGACAATTATGGAAACAGAGTAGATCGTTTTATTGCAACGGTTGCTTATCTTGACGGACAGCGCCCGAGCATGGTTTTCGGACGTGGTTACTACACACGTTTGGTACGTTCTGCCTGGGATTTCAGAAACGGCCAGTTAACACAACGCTGGATCTTTGACAGCAATGCGTCCGGAAATGGCAGCTATGCAGGCATGGGCAATCACCAGATGACGGTTGGAGATGTTGATGGAGATGGCAGGCAGGAAGTATGTAACGGCTCAAGCGCGGTAGATAATGATGGTAAAGGTTTATATTCAAATGGACTTGGGCACGGTGATGCGCTGCACATGAGTGATATGGACCCTGACAGACCGGGCCAGGAAGTATGGCAGTGTCATGAAGAACCTAAAAAATATGGCAACAATGGCCTGGCTTTTAAAGATGCAAAAACCGGACAGCCGATCTGGAGCCTGGGTGGCGGAGATCAGGGAGATATCGGCCGCTGTATGGCCGGTGATATTGATCCGCGTTATAAAGGATATGAAGTATGGGGATCATCGGGTTCGTTGTATACATGTAAAGGTGTAGCCATAGGAACGTCAAAACCTTCTGTAAACTTTGGTGTTTACTGGGATGGCGACCTGCAGCGCGAATTACTGGATGGGGCTAAGCTGGATGAATGGGATTATGTGAATAACCGCATGAACCGGTTAGCAACATTATATGATGCCTCTTATGGCGGCGGTACTCCATGTAATACAACAAAAGCCACACCGAATATCTCCGGAGATTTATTCGGAGACTGGCGTGAAGAAATTATTTTACATTCAGCAGATAATAAAAATCTGCTGATCTATACAACAACCATTCCGTCTGATTACAAATTCAGAACTTTGCTGCATGACCCGCAATACCGCGTAGCTATTGCCTGGCAGAATGCTGCATATAATCAGCCCCCGCATCTTAGTTATTATCTGGGTACCGATATGGCAACGCCTGCTAAACCTGATATAACAATCGTTGGAAATAATACAACAGGTTGTGTCCCGGCAATAGCTGTACCTTCAACTGCTTTCTGTGCCGGTGGGTCTGTGCTTATGACAGCAACCACAGGAACTTCCTATAAATGGTTCAATGGAACTTCTCAGGTAGGAACAGCTGCAACCTATACAGCTACTACAGCCGGAAATTATACGGTAGAAGTGACGAATGCTTCAGGCTGTAAAGCAACAAGTATTCCGGTAACAATCACGGTTAATACATTACCCGTTATTACTCCATATGTAAAAATAGATGCAAATGCATGGACCAGTAGTTCAACAGCTGCAGTCTGTGAAGCTGACACAGTCAATTTCGGACCGCATCCTAATGTTGCTTCTGGCTGGAGTTGGACAGGGCCAAATAATTTCAATTCATCCTTAAGGAATCCGGTTCTTACTGCTATTACCGCTACACAGGCAGGAACGTATAAAGCTACTTATACGGATGCCAACGGCTGCAAAACAACCAGCGACTTTATTCTTCAGGTATCGAAACCAACGGCAGCAATCACGGTTTCTGCTGCTTCATTCTGCCCGGGTGGTTCAGCAGTGCTGACAGCAAGTACAGGGACAACATACAAATGGTTCAAAGGAACAACAGCCCTTGGAACAGCGTCAACACAAACCGTTACAGAAGCTGGCGCCTATACCGTGGAAGTAACAAATGCGGCAGGCTGTAAGGCAACATCGGCACCATCAACTGTAACCCTCAGTACTCCACAGGCAACGCCAACAATTACAGCAACGGTAACATCATTCTGCCCGGGTGGTTCAGCAGTGCTGACAGCAAGTACAGGGACAACATACAAATGGTTCAAAGGAACAACAGCCCTTGGAACAGCGTCAACACAAACCGTTACAGAAGCTGGCGCCTATACCGTGGAAGTAACAAATGCGGCAGGCTGTAAGGCAACATCGGCACCATCAACTGTAACCCTCAGTACTCCACAGGCAACGCCAACAATTACAGCAACGGCAACATCGTTCTGCGCAGGTGGTTCAGCAGTGCTGACAGCAAGTACAGGAACAACATATAAATGGTTCAAAGGAACTACAGCGCTTGGCACAGCGTCAACACAAACCGTTACGGAAGCGGGCGCCTATACCGTAGAAGTAACCAATGCCTCCGGGTGTAAAGCAACGTCGGCTGTAACACAAATAACACTGAATGCTGCACCGCCGGCAATCATTACAGCATCAGCAACATCGTTCTGCGCAGGTGGTTCAGCAGTGCTGACAGCAAGTACAGGAACAACATATAAATGGTTCAAAGGAACTACAGCGCTTGGCACAGCGTCAACACAAACCGTTACGGAAGCGGGCGCCTATACCGTAGAAGTAACCAATGCTTCCGGATGTAAAGCAACGTCGGCTGTAACTCAAATTCTTACTACGCAACCATCTGCCTGGTATGCAGATACTGATGGCGATGGCAAAGGCGATCCTGCTGTTACAATGACGGCATGCACACAACCTGCCGGCTATGTAGCCACAGCCGGCGATGGCTGTCCGGCCGATGCCGGCAAAATCGCTGCGGGCAATTGCGGATGCGGCAATACAGAAACTTCGTGTCTGGATTGTGCGGGTGTTGTTAACGGAATGGCTGTACTGGACAACTGCAACATCTGTGTAGGCGGCAATACCGGCAAATCAGCCTGCGTAACAACGGCAACAGTAAACGGTTCAGCAGCTAACATTCAAGTGATCCCGCAACCGTTTGACGGTACTACTACCATCACGGTTTATAACATA
- a CDS encoding gliding motility-associated C-terminal domain-containing protein, whose protein sequence is MRPDLEHYYLIDQYLENKLTGQELAAFEQQLMQDKAFANEVQEQRMLNNLILEAELKSVRSQIEKDLLNMQTPSFFRMHWQWISAGALCLLGSLFFMLPGKKDIQTVSLQKSAASHIEKENNPDIAPVENTTQKTATALNLPAKTDISDIVTRTQATDTAQAGSLVIAGTPVIVPVNTKTEPALETTAGEENKKTDCSLTKITSVITTENSCMNTETGSIHIDKISGGIAPYTYTLNNKKIKEKNVSALGAGIYEVKISDRNGCLSEQKISILEKNCTPAIQQGTKFNINPMLGETCSIAFDTDKKGSLTIYNRSGKIVYRVTNPSLDYIEWNGSDGTGALAEAGLYVYLIDYTDGTKVTGEVTITR, encoded by the coding sequence TTGAGACCGGATCTTGAACACTATTACCTGATTGACCAGTACCTTGAGAACAAACTCACGGGGCAGGAATTAGCGGCATTTGAACAGCAGCTGATGCAGGATAAGGCTTTTGCGAACGAAGTGCAGGAACAGCGCATGCTCAATAACCTGATCCTCGAAGCCGAATTAAAAAGTGTGCGAAGCCAGATAGAAAAAGATCTGCTGAACATGCAAACGCCTTCGTTCTTCCGCATGCATTGGCAATGGATTAGCGCAGGTGCCTTATGTTTGCTTGGCTCCTTGTTTTTTATGCTGCCTGGTAAAAAAGATATTCAAACAGTTTCTCTCCAGAAATCTGCCGCTTCACATATTGAAAAGGAAAATAATCCAGATATTGCACCGGTTGAAAACACGACGCAAAAAACAGCAACAGCTCTGAACCTGCCTGCAAAAACGGATATAAGCGATATCGTTACCCGTACACAAGCAACTGACACAGCACAAGCTGGCAGCCTGGTTATTGCTGGTACACCTGTGATTGTTCCCGTCAATACAAAAACAGAACCTGCTCTTGAGACAACAGCAGGTGAAGAAAATAAAAAAACAGATTGTTCTTTAACCAAAATAACATCTGTCATTACTACGGAGAACAGCTGCATGAACACGGAGACAGGCTCGATACATATTGATAAGATCAGCGGCGGAATTGCTCCGTATACGTACACACTTAACAACAAAAAAATTAAAGAGAAAAATGTTTCTGCATTGGGTGCCGGAATCTATGAGGTGAAAATATCAGACCGAAACGGATGTTTATCCGAACAGAAAATTTCTATCCTTGAAAAAAACTGCACACCTGCTATTCAACAGGGAACGAAATTCAACATCAATCCGATGCTTGGCGAGACATGCTCTATCGCGTTCGATACAGATAAAAAAGGAAGCCTGACCATTTATAACCGAAGCGGAAAAATTGTTTACCGCGTTACAAATCCATCCCTTGATTACATTGAATGGAACGGAAGCGATGGTACCGGAGCACTTGCTGAAGCAGGGCTTTATGTGTATCTTATCGACTACACGGATGGGACAAAAGTAACCGGAGAAGTGACTATTACCAGATAA
- a CDS encoding T9SS type A sorting domain-containing protein, which translates to MKHVYLVLFSILSIVFVQAQDKCAPVGWATQNGGVTGGGSATPTVVTTYAALKTALTSTSVKVVHVSGTITFPTNGRITIQDTDGKTIIGLAGSRMISVDKTKDGSGIMYIKRSKNFIMRNLTFEGPGAYDTDGNDNLTIDACTNFWVDHCDFQDGMDGNFDIKNASDYISVTWCKFSYIKAPIPNGPGGSDDHRYTNLIGSSDGATGDAGKLRVTFQYCWWGQGCVERMPRVRFGKIHLANNLYNSTVSNNVIRAGYKADLLIESNVFIGVNKPIDLFENDFTAVTARNNIFTNTSGNTAGSGTSFTPPYTLTVAPANTVQALVTNTACGSGATLDSPTQCGCGTTPVNNNPTATLSAPANGASGCIGTAITLTASAQDSDGTIQKVDFYNGTALLGSDNTSPYSITYTPTAAGTLSIKATATDNAGGTGTSATNTVTVSALPTASVSSSTTNLCPSGSVVLTATTGASYKWFRGTEQVGTAATYTAAEAGAYTVEVTNAAGCKATSAARTLTGTLQATPTITASATSFCAGGSAVLTASSGASYKWYRGTAPVGTAASLTVTEAGAYTVEVTNASGCKATSAVTQIAVNTATIPTVTASSTSFCAGGSAVLTASSGASYKWYRGTAPVGTAASLTVTEAGAYTVEVTNASGCKATSAVTQIAVNTATIPTVTASSTSFCAGGSAVLTASSGASYKWYRGTAPVGTAASLTVTEAGAYTVEVTNASGCKATSAVTQIGVNTATIPTVTASSTSFCTGGSAVLTASSGASYKWYRGTVPVGTAASLTVTEAGAYTVEVTNASGCKAASSVTQINTTQQTVWYADADNDGKGDAASTLLSCTKPQGYVSVSGDACPADPGKTAAGNCGCGNTEASCLDCSGTPNGTAFYDNCSICVGGNTEKTACVTTATINGTNTNIKVVPQPFDVHTSISIENLGMIQSITIINSAGTVVETTQQINAPYITVGESLASGLYTVLIHVEQGVYTTKIVKK; encoded by the coding sequence ATGAAACATGTCTATTTAGTACTATTCAGTATACTGAGCATTGTATTTGTACAGGCACAGGATAAATGTGCGCCCGTGGGCTGGGCCACACAAAACGGAGGTGTAACGGGCGGCGGCTCTGCCACACCTACAGTTGTTACAACCTATGCGGCGTTAAAGACTGCACTTACCAGCACTTCTGTAAAAGTAGTACATGTATCCGGAACGATTACCTTTCCAACCAACGGACGCATTACCATACAGGATACCGATGGAAAAACCATTATCGGTTTAGCGGGTTCACGTATGATCTCGGTTGATAAAACCAAAGACGGTTCAGGAATTATGTACATCAAACGGTCTAAAAATTTCATCATGCGGAATTTAACGTTTGAAGGTCCGGGGGCCTACGACACAGATGGTAACGATAACCTTACTATAGATGCCTGTACAAATTTCTGGGTAGACCACTGCGATTTTCAGGATGGTATGGATGGAAATTTCGACATTAAAAATGCTTCGGATTATATTTCAGTAACGTGGTGCAAATTCAGCTATATAAAAGCCCCTATACCAAACGGACCGGGAGGTTCGGATGATCACCGGTACACAAACCTGATCGGCAGTTCAGACGGCGCCACCGGTGATGCAGGCAAACTGCGTGTTACTTTCCAGTACTGCTGGTGGGGACAGGGATGTGTAGAACGTATGCCGCGTGTACGGTTCGGTAAAATACACCTTGCAAACAATCTGTATAACAGCACCGTTTCAAACAACGTTATCCGCGCGGGCTATAAAGCAGACCTGCTGATAGAAAGCAATGTTTTTATCGGTGTGAACAAGCCGATTGATCTGTTTGAAAATGATTTCACGGCGGTAACCGCACGCAACAACATCTTTACAAATACAAGCGGCAATACAGCCGGAAGCGGTACATCCTTCACTCCTCCCTACACGCTGACAGTTGCACCAGCAAATACGGTGCAGGCACTGGTAACAAACACTGCCTGCGGTTCGGGCGCAACGCTGGACAGCCCTACGCAATGCGGCTGCGGAACAACACCTGTAAACAATAACCCCACAGCAACACTTTCTGCTCCTGCCAATGGCGCTTCAGGCTGTATAGGAACGGCAATTACCCTGACAGCTTCTGCACAGGACAGCGATGGTACCATTCAGAAAGTAGATTTTTACAACGGCACTGCCTTGCTTGGTTCAGACAATACATCTCCCTACTCGATTACCTATACGCCAACAGCGGCAGGTACCTTATCCATCAAAGCTACTGCTACAGACAATGCGGGCGGTACCGGCACGTCTGCAACCAACACAGTAACGGTATCTGCATTACCAACGGCAAGCGTTTCTTCTTCAACCACCAATCTGTGTCCGTCTGGTTCTGTTGTGCTGACAGCCACTACAGGCGCTTCGTACAAATGGTTCAGAGGGACAGAACAAGTGGGAACCGCAGCAACGTACACCGCTGCCGAAGCCGGTGCCTATACCGTAGAAGTAACCAATGCGGCAGGCTGTAAAGCAACTTCTGCAGCCAGAACACTTACAGGGACACTTCAGGCAACCCCAACGATAACAGCATCAGCTACGTCATTCTGCGCAGGCGGTTCAGCTGTATTAACAGCCAGCAGCGGCGCTTCGTACAAATGGTACAGAGGAACAGCACCGGTGGGTACAGCAGCATCCTTAACCGTTACAGAAGCAGGTGCCTATACCGTAGAAGTAACGAATGCTTCCGGATGCAAAGCAACATCGGCTGTAACACAAATCGCTGTGAATACCGCAACAATACCAACGGTAACGGCTTCATCGACTTCATTCTGCGCAGGCGGTTCAGCTGTATTAACAGCCAGCAGCGGCGCTTCGTACAAATGGTACAGAGGAACAGCACCGGTGGGTACAGCAGCATCCTTAACCGTTACAGAAGCAGGTGCCTATACTGTAGAAGTAACGAATGCTTCCGGGTGTAAAGCAACATCGGCTGTAACACAAATCGCTGTGAATACCGCAACAATACCAACGGTAACCGCTTCATCCACTTCATTCTGCGCAGGCGGTTCAGCTGTATTAACAGCCAGCAGCGGCGCATCGTACAAATGGTACAGAGGAACAGCACCGGTGGGTACAGCAGCATCCTTAACCGTTACAGAAGCAGGTGCCTATACTGTAGAAGTAACGAATGCTTCCGGGTGTAAAGCAACATCGGCTGTAACACAAATCGGTGTGAATACCGCAACAATACCAACGGTAACGGCTTCATCGACTTCATTCTGTACAGGCGGTTCAGCTGTATTAACAGCCAGCAGCGGCGCTTCGTACAAATGGTACAGAGGAACAGTACCGGTTGGTACAGCAGCATCCTTAACCGTTACAGAAGCAGGTGCCTATACCGTAGAAGTAACGAATGCTTCCGGATGCAAAGCCGCCTCTTCCGTTACGCAGATCAACACAACACAGCAAACTGTCTGGTATGCAGACGCTGATAACGATGGCAAAGGCGATGCAGCTTCAACGCTGCTTTCCTGTACGAAACCACAAGGGTATGTTTCCGTATCGGGAGATGCCTGCCCGGCAGACCCGGGAAAAACAGCTGCGGGCAACTGTGGCTGCGGCAATACAGAAGCTTCTTGTCTGGATTGTTCGGGAACACCGAACGGAACTGCATTTTACGATAACTGTTCCATCTGTGTAGGCGGCAATACTGAAAAAACGGCTTGTGTAACAACGGCAACAATTAATGGAACAAATACAAATATTAAAGTTGTGCCGCAGCCTTTTGATGTGCATACATCTATATCAATAGAAAATCTGGGCATGATCCAATCCATCACAATCATAAACAGTGCGGGTACAGTTGTTGAAACAACTCAGCAGATCAATGCACCATACATCACCGTGGGTGAATCGCTTGCATCTGGATTATACACCGTTCTTATTCATGTTGAACAGGGTGTGTATACAACAAAGATTGTAAAAAAATAG
- a CDS encoding PorP/SprF family type IX secretion system membrane protein, with the protein MNAVRNWYILPVFFITSFISKGQNGALIPDTYDQFFQNYYLINPANTDTAGVILHMGHKSQLGVFRGVRQTYFDANFRIQSNRFNRAHSVGIQLFNNSEGDFFSKNRIYGRYAFDIHLSETYFLSAGIAVGAVSYAFKATQSSAGGSDLAYDGSTGLWVVGRKLKAGISIQQISQGKLSPLGQIFELRRQYNANVSYLFFINPDIQLTTHVWYKYQQHNMHDVQVAAIITLQNLVEFGGNYKYQKGVVLIGGLKDIHIGTSSLSLAMSYSTGILNYLAKGDNAVEVFLTYSR; encoded by the coding sequence ATGAATGCTGTCCGTAACTGGTATATTCTTCCCGTATTTTTTATCACATCCTTTATTTCAAAAGGGCAAAACGGAGCGCTTATACCGGATACATACGATCAGTTCTTTCAAAACTACTACCTCATAAATCCAGCAAATACGGATACAGCAGGCGTTATCTTACACATGGGGCATAAGTCGCAGCTGGGTGTTTTCCGCGGTGTAAGACAAACCTATTTTGATGCAAATTTTCGCATACAATCTAATCGTTTTAATCGTGCACACTCCGTAGGTATTCAATTGTTTAATAATAGTGAAGGAGATTTTTTCAGTAAAAACAGGATATATGGAAGGTACGCATTTGATATACACCTTTCAGAAACCTATTTTTTATCCGCAGGAATAGCAGTAGGTGCCGTTAGTTATGCATTTAAAGCAACGCAATCCAGTGCCGGCGGTTCTGATCTGGCATACGATGGCAGCACAGGCCTTTGGGTGGTAGGCCGCAAGCTTAAAGCAGGTATTTCGATACAGCAGATTTCTCAGGGGAAACTCAGTCCGCTTGGACAAATCTTTGAATTGAGAAGACAATACAATGCGAATGTCAGTTATCTGTTTTTTATTAATCCCGATATTCAGCTCACAACACATGTGTGGTATAAGTATCAGCAACACAATATGCATGATGTACAGGTTGCAGCTATTATAACGCTACAGAATCTGGTAGAATTCGGCGGAAATTATAAGTATCAGAAAGGTGTTGTGCTGATCGGCGGATTAAAAGACATTCACATAGGAACATCCAGCCTATCTCTTGCCATGTCTTATTCAACAGGCATATTAAACTACCTGGCAAAAGGTGATAACGCGGTAGAGGTATTTCTAACATACAGCAGATAA
- a CDS encoding leucine-rich repeat domain-containing protein, producing MKKYLYISVIYFLFAGIYAANAQPYYTIPDINLRNVLIRDYPAYMNAEGQLNVAAAKMMSADLNLDNADIQNPDGIQFFEKTGILRLRNNRVTNVSQLSYMKNLRRIYVNGNQITSIPNLADLYQLIDLYVGNNKITSIASIANKTTLLYLNAAGNALTEIPDLSALVNLKTLALDFNSISVLPDLSMNSNLQQLSISNTNIHSIPSLPTLLNLEIFNCEKTNMTDLSGLHTNTKLIKLLAQNCRVSTLPNFANKPNLTTVNLSENYLTFEDLIPLASLPNFSVFTYAPQKNISIPAYVDIRERNMYTYQIPIDPALTTNTFTWYKNNTPLLTNATGNYSFAPAFMSDSGIYSAYITNAALPGLTLKTNTSKLTVRTCMDISKLNISVLSSDCREGSLIDIAGTTVDGAVAPVNYILQSTSPVKNMTGITATQFPNIIPGTYVLQATDSRNCTTYKTFLLDKGSDCESVFSPNGDGIMDNYFIPDIGTVRIYNTSKKLIKTLQVPGAWDGSTDAGGMADSGYYVIIINESGSIGVSLMR from the coding sequence ATGAAAAAATACCTATACATATCAGTTATCTATTTTTTATTTGCCGGCATATACGCGGCAAATGCCCAGCCTTATTATACCATTCCGGATATAAATCTTCGAAATGTATTAATAAGAGATTACCCTGCCTATATGAATGCTGAAGGGCAGCTGAATGTAGCCGCAGCAAAAATGATGTCGGCCGATCTGAATCTTGACAATGCAGACATTCAAAACCCTGACGGAATACAGTTCTTTGAAAAAACGGGAATTCTGCGTTTGAGAAATAATAGAGTAACAAACGTGTCGCAGTTAAGCTACATGAAAAATTTACGCCGGATTTATGTAAACGGAAATCAAATCACTTCCATTCCTAATCTGGCAGACCTTTACCAGTTAATTGATTTGTATGTCGGGAATAATAAAATAACTTCTATTGCAAGCATTGCAAATAAAACAACGCTGCTGTATTTAAATGCTGCCGGAAATGCGCTGACTGAAATACCGGATCTTTCTGCATTGGTAAATCTTAAAACATTAGCGCTGGATTTTAATTCAATCAGTGTGTTGCCTGACTTAAGCATGAATAGTAATCTTCAACAGCTTAGTATAAGCAACACCAATATCCATAGTATTCCCAGCCTGCCGACTCTTCTCAATCTTGAAATATTCAATTGTGAAAAGACAAACATGACAGATCTTTCGGGTTTACATACAAACACAAAACTGATTAAACTGCTTGCTCAGAATTGCAGAGTAAGCACACTTCCGAACTTTGCCAACAAACCAAACCTTACTACTGTAAACCTTTCAGAGAATTACCTTACGTTTGAAGATCTTATTCCGCTGGCATCACTTCCGAATTTTTCTGTCTTTACCTATGCACCGCAGAAGAACATCAGTATTCCTGCCTATGTGGATATACGCGAACGTAATATGTATACCTACCAGATTCCGATCGACCCTGCACTTACAACAAATACATTTACCTGGTATAAAAACAACACACCCTTGTTAACAAATGCTACAGGGAACTACAGCTTCGCTCCTGCTTTCATGAGTGATTCAGGTATATATTCTGCATACATTACAAATGCTGCATTGCCGGGCCTTACACTAAAGACCAATACATCAAAACTAACCGTACGTACGTGTATGGACATCAGCAAGCTAAACATAAGTGTATTATCTTCCGATTGCCGTGAAGGCTCCCTGATAGACATTGCCGGCACAACGGTTGACGGTGCTGTAGCTCCGGTCAATTATATCCTTCAATCAACAAGTCCTGTAAAAAATATGACAGGAATTACAGCTACACAGTTTCCTAACATCATACCGGGAACGTATGTATTACAGGCAACCGATTCAAGAAACTGCACAACCTACAAGACATTCCTGCTGGATAAAGGAAGCGATTGCGAATCTGTTTTTTCCCCCAACGGAGATGGCATCATGGATAATTATTTTATTCCTGACATTGGAACGGTACGGATTTACAATACTTCTAAAAAATTAATTAAAACACTTCAGGTTCCCGGCGCGTGGGACGGATCAACCGATGCTGGCGGCATGGCCGATTCGGGTTATTATGTCATTATCATCAATGAATCCGGCAGCATCGGTGTAAGCCTTATGAGGTAA